In one Buteo buteo chromosome 10, bButBut1.hap1.1, whole genome shotgun sequence genomic region, the following are encoded:
- the EDEM3 gene encoding ER degradation-enhancing alpha-mannosidase-like protein 3 has protein sequence MSGAAGCQGGGGGGGGERGHRWRRPWKLLALGLLSASSVLAAAPGAGAMSKEEKRRLGNQVLEMFDHAYSNYMEHAYPADELMPLTCRGRVRGQEPSRGDVDDALGKFSLTLIDTLDTLVVLNKTKEFEEAVKKVIKDVNLDNDIVVSVFETNIRVLGGLLGGHSVAIMLKEKGEYMQWYNGELLHMAKELGYKLLPAFNTTSGLPYPRVNLKFGVRHPEARTGTETDTCTACAGTLILEFAALSRFTGTSIFEEYARKALDFIWEKRQRSSNLVGVTINIHTGDWVRKDSGVGAGIDSYYEYLLKAYVLLGDDSFLERFNTHYDAIMRYISQPPLLLDVHIHKPMLNARTWMDSLLAFFPGLQVLKGDIRPAIETHEMLYQVIKKHNFLPEAFTTDFRVHWAQHPLRPEFAESTYFLYKATGDPYYLEVGKTLIENLNKYARVPCGFAAMKDVRTGSHEDRMDSFFLAEMFKYLYLLFADKEDMIFDIEDYIFTTEAHLLPLWLSTTNQTISKKNTTTEYTELDDSNFDWTCPNTQILFPNDPMFAQSIREPLKNVVDKSCPRGISRAEDSLGSGPKPPLRARDFMASNPEHLEILKKMGVSLIHLKDGRVQLVQHAVQAASSLDAEDGLRFMQEMIELSSQQQKEQQLPPRAVQIVSHPFFGRVVLTAGPAQFGMDLSKHKAGTRGFVATIKPYNGCSEITNPEAVKEKIALMQRGQCMFAEKARNIQKAGAIGGIVIDDNEGSSSDTAPLFQMAGDGKNTDDITIPMLFLFNKEGNIILDAIREYEAVEVLLSDKAKDRDLEMENMDQKLSENDSHKQNAEEATSASQDVGAVSEEPEEEESSDVTDPDSLSPANADSDSISISNQDSYVPGTDEAGAPEPACTRGDNQPQEQKTEAESNSKVNWDNKVQPMESILADWNEDIEAFEMMEKDEL, from the exons GAGCATGCGTATCCAGCTGATGAACTCATGCCTTTAACTTGTCGTGGACGAGTACGGGGTCAGGAACCAAGTCGAGGGGATGTGGATGATGCCTTGGGAAA ATTTTCACTGACCTTGATTGATACCTTGGACACTCTTGTG gtgttaaataaaaccaaagagtTTGAAGAGGctgtaaaaaaagtaataaaggaTGTTAATTTAGATAACGACATAGTTGTATCTGTCTTTGAAACCAACATAAGAGTCCTTGG aGGTCTCCTAGGTGGGCATTCAGTAGCAAttatgctgaaagaaaaaggtgaatATATGCAGTGGTACAATGGTGAACTTCTGCACATGGCAAAGGAACTAGGCTACAAGCTTTTACCCGCTTTTAACACCACTAGCGGTCTCCCTTATCCAAGA GTTAACTTAAAATTTGGTGTAAGACATCCAGAAGCACGAACAGGAACAGAAACTGATACCTGTACAGCTTGTGCGGGTACCTTGATCCTTGAGTTTGCAGCTTTAAGCCGATTCACAGGAACATCTATATTTGAG gAGTATGCACGAAAAGCGCTTGATTTTATTTGGGAAAAGAGACAGCGCAGCAGCAATTTAGTGGGCGTTACTATTAACATTCATACTGGAGACTGGGTCCGGAAAG ATAGTGGAGTTGGAGCAGGAATAGATTCATattatgaatatttattaaaagCCTATGTCTTGCTGGGAGATGACAGTTTCCTGGAAAGATTTAACACG CACTACGATGCCATAATGAGATACATTAGCCAACCACCTCTTCTTCTTGATGTTCATATTCATAAACCAATGCTAAATGCTAGGACCTGGATGGATTCTTTGCTAGCTTTCTTCCCTGGATTGCAG GTGCTGAAGGGTGATATTAGACCTGCTATTGAAACTCATGAGATGCTGTATCAGGTTATAAAAAAGCATAACTTTCTTCCAGAG gcATTCACAACAGACTTTAGAGTTCACTGGGCTCAGCATCCTTTAAGGCCTGAATTTGCTGAAAGCACTTACTTCTTGTATAAG GCTACTGGTGACCCTTACTATCTAGAAGTAGGAAAAACACTCATTGAAAACTTGAACAAGTATGCGAGAGTACCTTGTGGGTTTGCTGCAATGAAGGATGTCCGTACAGGAAGTCATGAAGACAG aatgGACTCTTTCTTTCTGGCCGAGATGTTTAAATATCTTTATCTGCTGTTTGCTGATAAGGAAGACATGATTTTCGACATTGAAGATTATATCTTTACTACAGAAGCTCATCTATTACCACTTTGGCTTTCCACTACAAACCAAACTATctctaaaaaaaataca ACTACAGAATACACAGAGCTGGATGACAGCAACTTTGACTGGACCTGTCCAAACACCCAGATTCTTTTCCCAAATGACCCTATGTTTGCTCAAAGTATTCGTGAACCTTTGAAAAATGTGGTGGATAAGAGCTGTCCTAGGGGTATTTCCAGAGC AGAAGACAGTTTGGGAAGTGGACCAAAACCACCACTGAGAGCCAGAGATTTCATGGCCAGTAATCCTGAACACTTGGAGATACTGAAGAAGATGGGAGTCAGTTTGATTCATCTGAAGGATGGAAGAGTACAATTAGTACAGCATGCAGTGCAA GCAGCAAGTTCACTTGATGCTGAAGATGGCTTACGGTTCATGCAAGAAATGATTGAACTCTCCAGTCAGCAACAGAAAGAGCAACAGCTACCTCCTCGTGCTGTCCAAATTGTTTCCCATCCATTCTTTGGCAGGGTCGTCTTGACTGCTGGACCAGCACAATTTGGGATGGACTTATCCAAACACAAAGCAGGG acaAGAGGATTTGTTGCAACCATTAAGCCATATAATGGATGCTCAGAGATCACTAATCCTGAGgcagtgaaagagaaaattgcTCTGATGCAAAGAGGCCAGTGTATGTTTGCTGAAAAAGCACGAAACATTCAAAAAGCTGGAGCAATAGGAGGCATTGTTATTG ATGACAATGAGGGAAGCAGTAGTGACACAGCTCCTCTCTTCCAAATGGCCGGTGATGGAAAAAACACAGATGATATCACAATTCCCATGCTCTTCCTCTTCaacaaagaaggaaacattATACTGGATGCAATCCGGGAGTATGAGGCTGTGGAGGTTCTCCTTTCTGATAAAGCAAAAGACAGAG ACTTAGAAATGGAGAATATGGACCAGAAATTGTCTGAAAATGATTCTCATAAACAGAATGCAGAAGAAGCTACTTCAGCATCTCAGGATGTTGGTGCAGTCAGTGAGGAgcctgaagaagaagaaagctctGATGTTACTGACCCTGATTCTTTATCTCCTGCTAATGCAGACAGTGacagcatttccatttcaaatcaGGATTCCTACGTCCCTGGAACTGATGAGGCTGGTGCTCCGGAGCCAGCATGTACACGAGGGGATAACCAGCCTCAGGAACAAAAGACTGAGGCAGAGTCAAATTCCAAAGTTAACTGGGATAATAAAGTCCAACCTATGGAATCCATATTAGCAGACTGGAATGAAGATATTGAAGCATTTGAAATGATGGAAAAGGATGAGCTATGA